The genomic DNA GGTCGGTCGCGGTCCTCGGCCACGCGCCCGGCGACCCGGAGGTCACGGCCGCCGTCGGCCTGATGCCCCAGAGCACCGGCGCCTGGTCGGGCATCCGGGCCGGTGAGCTGCTGCGCTACCTCGCCTCCCTGTACGCCCACCCGCAGGACGTCGACGCCCTCGTCGCCCGGCTGGGGATCGGCGCGTACGCCCGCACGCCCTACCGGCGCCTCTCCGGCGGGCAGCAGCAGGCCGTGAACCTCGCCGGCGCGCTCGTCGGCCGCCCGTCGCTGGTCTTCCTCGACGAGCCGACGGCCGGGATGGACCCGCACGCGCGACGCGCGACCTGGGAGCTGCTGCGCGAGCTGCGGGCGGCCGGGGTGTCGGTGGTGCTGACCACGCACGCGATGGACGAGGCCGAGGCGCTCGCCGACCAGGTCTGGATGATCGACCGCGGCCGCGTCGCCGCGTCCGGGACCGTCGCGGAGCTGACCAGCACGGGCCAGAGCCTCGAGGACGTCTTCCTCACCCGCACCCACGGGGTCGTCGGATGAGCGCGGGCGGCACGACGCTCGACCTGCGCCCCGCCCCGGGCGCCGCGCCCGCCGGGCGGCGGGTCCGGGCCCACGCGCTCACCGAGTTCCGGCTGCTGGTGCGCAACGGCGAGCAGCTGCTGCTCGCGCTGGTCATCCCGCTCGCGATCCTCGTCCTCTCGGCGCTGACCCGGGAGCGGTTCGTGCCGCTGGCCCAGGCCGCCCCGTCTGTGCTCGCGCTCGCCGTGTGGTCCTCGGCGTTCACGTCGACGGCCATCGCCACCGGCTTCGAGCGTCGCTACGGCGTCCTCGAGCGCCTCGCCGCCACCCCGCTCGGGCGTCCCGGCCTGCTGCTCGGCAAGGCGCTGGCCGTCGTGCTCGTGCTGGCCGGCCAGCTGGTGGTGCTCGGCGTGGTGGCCCTCGCGCTCGGTTGGCGCCCGGCGTACACCGCGGGGTCGCTGCTCGCCTCGCTCGCCCTGGTCGTGCTCGGCGCGGCGGCCTTCGTCGGCCTGGCGCTGCTGCTCGCCGGACGCCTGCGGGCCGAGGCGACGCTCGCCGTGGCCAACCTCGTCTACGTCGTGCTGCTGGTCGGCGGCGGGCTCGTCGTCCCGGTCGCGCGCTACCCCGCGGTGCTGCGGCCGGTGGTCGACGCGCTCCCCACGGCCGCGCTCGGCGAGGGCCTGCGCGCGGGCGCCGCGGGTACGGTCCTGGCCTGGACCTTCGCCGTGCTGCTCGCCTGGCTGGTCGTGGCCGTCCTCGCCGCCCGGCGGGGGTTCCGGTGGACCGCATGACGTGCCCGAGGAGGGACCGATGACCGCGACCGAGCTGCGACCGGCGCCGGACGACCGGACGCGCACCGCGCCCTGGGAGCCCGTGCTCCGGCTGGTGACCGGACCGACCGCGATGCGCCGCTGGGCGGTCGCGGCCCTGGCGATCAACGTGGTCATCGTCGTCACCGGGGGTCTCGTCCGGCTGACCGCCTCCGGGATGGGCTGCCCCACCTGGCCCCGGTGCAGCGAGGACTCCTTCGTCACGCACCCCGAGCTGGGGATCCACGGCGCGATCGAGTTCGGCAACCGGCTGCTGACCTTCGTCCTGGTGGTCGTCGTCGCCCTCACCTGGATCACCGCCCTGCGCCTGCGCGACAAGGCCCGCCTCGAGGTCCGCGGCGGCCGGCGTCGCGACGTGCGCTGGCTGGCCGGCGGCCTGCTGCTGGGCATCCCCGCGCAGATCGTCATCGGCGGCATCAGCGTCCTCACCCACCTCAACCCGTGGGTCGTGGGCCTGCACTTCCTGGTCTCGATGGCGCTGGTCGGGCTGGCGACCGGGCTGGTCCGCGTGACGTGGCCGGCCCGTCGCACCACTGTGGTCCAGCCGTTGGCCCGGGTCGCGACGCGGGTGACGTTCGTCGGCATGGTCGTCGCGGTCTGGCTCGGCACCGTCGTGACGGGCAGCGGCCCGCACGCCGGTGACCTCGACGCGGTCCGCAACGGCCTCGACGGCGGCACGCTCGCCCACCTGCACGCGGCGGCGGTCTGGGTCACGATGGCCGCGACGGTCGTCTGCCTGGTCTTCAGCCGCAGCCTGCCGGTGCTCCTGCTGCTGGCGGTCGAGGTCTTCCAGGCCGTCATCGGGCTGACGCAGTACCACCTCGGCGTGCCGGTGCCGCTGGTCGCGCTGCACCTGCTCGGCGCCTCGCTCTCCGTCGCCGCGGCGACGAACCTGCTGCTCGCCCTGCGGCGTCCCCTCAGCGCGCTCGAGGCTCGAGCCACGGCCTGAGCCGTGCGGTGACGAAGGGCAGCACGACGTAGGTCATCACCGGCGTCAGCACGACGGTGGTGATCAGCACGCGCAGGGCGATCGGCACCGTGCCCCACACCGGCAGCAGCGAGACCAGCAGCGTGAAGACGAGGTTGGTCGGGAAGAAGCCGAGCCAGATCGTCACCGCCTGCTTCCAGCGCGCCGGGGCGACCGGCCGGGCGGCCTCGTCCTCACCGGCGTCGACCAGCGCCGACGTCGGCACGTCGAACCAGCCCTCGATCCCCGTACGCCGCTCGGTGCGCGCGTCGTGCACGAACTCCTCCCCCGTCCGGAGCCACCAACGGCGCTCGGCGGAGGACTCCCAGGCGGCCAGCGACGCGGCGTCGGCGAAGCGGTAGAGCGTGTACCAGAGCGACGAGGACGCGTCGGCCCGCACCCAGCCCGAGCCGAGGTAGCCGGGCATCCGGCTCGCGAGGCTCGTCCCGGTCTGCACCCAGGCCAGCGCCTCGGCCTGCCGGTGGGCGTCGACGCGGCGCTCCACGGCGACGGTGATGGGCTGCTCGGGAGTCTGCTGGACGTGCTGCACGCGCCCAGTGAAGCCCGCGCAGATGACGGGCGTGTAATCCGCCGTTCGGGGGACGTCGTCCACCTCCCGCCGGTGTGACTCGCGTGACCTGTGGGGTGCTTGCCGCTTCAACCGTCTGGGCGGCCGCTATGCTGGTTCCATCAGCTTGCTTCCACTCCTGCCGCAAGCAGTCCGCACGTCGTAGCCCTCGGGCTCCGTGCGTGGCGCCTCCGAGAAGAGCTCGGGCCGGGTGTCGGCGGGAAACCACGGACGGATCTCCTTGACCCAGCACGACTTCAGCACGCTCGGCGTGCCCGCGTCCCTCGTCGGCGTCCTCGCCGAGCGCGACATCACCACCCCCACCCCCATCCAGGCCGCCACGCTGCCCGACTCCCTCGCCGGGCGCGACGTCCTCGGCCGCGGCCGCACGGGCTCCGGCAAGACGTACGCCTTCCTGCTGCCCCTGGTCGCCCGCCTGTCGGCGACCTCGCCGCGCCGCCGGCCGGGCGCTCCTCGGGCCCTGATCCTGGCCCCCACGCGTGAGCTCGTCGGCCAGATCGAGGCGGCGCTCGCGCCGCTCGCCGCCACCACCGGCCTCACCTCCCGCACCGTCTTCGGCGGTGTCAGCCAGGGCCCGCAGGTCACCGCGCTGCGCAAGGGCGTCGACATCGTCATCGCCTGTCCCGGGCGCCTCGAGGACCTCGTCAAGCAGGGCCACGCCTCGCTCGGCGGCATCGAGGTCACGATCATCGACGAGGCCGACCACATGGCCGACCTGGGCTTCCTCCCGGTCGTCCGCCGCCTGCTCGACCAGACGCCGCGCGACGGCCAGCGCCTGCTGTTCTCGGCCACGCTCGACGCGCAGGTCGACGTGCTCGTGAAGCGCTTCCTCCACGACGCCGTCGTGCACGAGGCCGACTCGGCGCAGTCCCCGGTCTCGACCATGACCCACCACGTCCTGCACGTGGACCGCGAGCAGCGCTTCGGCGTGCTCGCCGACCTGGCCAGCGCGCCGGGCCGCACGGTCGTCTTCACCCGCACCAAGCACGGCGCCAAGGCACTCGCCCGCCAGCTCAACGCCAAGGGCATCCCGACGGTCGACCTGCACGGCAACCTGAGCCAGAACGCCCGTACGCGGAACATGGACGCCTTCCACAGCGGCAGAGCCACGACCCTCGTCGCGACCGACATCGCCGCCCGCGGGATCCACGTCGACGACGTGGCCCTCGTCGTCCACGCCGACCCGCCCGTCGAGCACAAGGCCTACACGCACCGCTCCGGGCGTACGGCCCGCGCGGGCAGCGACGGCACCGTCGTCACGCTGGCCACCGGCGAGCAGCTGCGCGAGGTGCGTTCGCTGACCAAGGCCGCCGGCATCTCGCCGACGACCAGCCGCGTCCAGGGCACCCACGACCCCGTCCTCAGCGAGCTCGCGCCGGGCGAGCGCAGCCTCCCCGGCGGCCTCACCGTCGCCGTCTCGAGCGACAGCGGTGCGGGCGAGTCCCGCCCGCGCAGCGGCGGCAACGGTGGCGGCGGTCGCCGTCGTGGCGGCAGCGGCAGCGGCAGCGGTGGCGGCCCGCCCAAGGCCGCGGCGCAGCCGAGCGGTCGCGGCAGCGGTCGTCCCGCGCGCAGCGCCGCCCCGGCCGCCAAGGGCCGCGGCACCGCCCGTCCGGCCGGTCGTCGTACCGGTGGCGGTTCGGGGAGCGGGTCGGGCAGCGCGCTCGCCTACTCCACGACCAGCGGTGGCTCCTCGCACTCCGCCGCCTCGTTCAGCAGCAAGGGCCGCCGCTAAGCCCTAGGGTCCCGGCGGCGCGAGGGTCCACGCGACCTTCGCGTCGCCGTCCCAGCGGCGGCAGGCGCCGACGACGGTCTCCAGGTCGTCGACCTCACCCAGCGCCTGCACCACCGCGCCGAGCTCCTCCACAGGCACCCGGCGCGCGAGGGTCACGTGCGGGGTCCAGCGCCCGGGCGCGAAGTGGCTGTCGTCCTCGACGCCGCACGCGGCGGCCACGCGGGCCTGGAGCGCGAGCAGCGCGGCGCTCACCACGACCTGCCGCACCACCACCAGCCGTCCGCGCCGCGGTCCGAAGACCAGCAGCGCGCCCAGCCGGAGGGGCAGCGCGAGCCCGCCCACGAGCGCCGGCAGCGCCGCGTCCACCTCGGCGGCCACCTGCGCGCCCGCCCACAACGTCACGTGCGGGCGGTGCGTCGGGCTGGGATCGACACGTCGCTCGGTCGGCAGCGACGCCTCCGCCAGGCGGTCCCACTCGGCCAGCACGGCCGCCTCCGACGCGGCGTCGAGCAGCAGCTCGACCGACTGCGTCACGCGGCACCCGGGCCGACCACGGCCCCACTCGTCGGAGATCCCACGCCCGGAGCGTACGGGTGGCACCGTCCCCCTGCGACGATGACCGCATGCGCCTGCAGGACCTCCGTGCGCCCGAGACACCGGCGACGAGGGCGGCCCTCGAGCTCGCCACGGCCTGCCACACGCCGGCGCTGCTCAACCACGTGCTCCGCTCATGGCTGTGGGCGGAGGCCTTCGCCCTGCTCGAGGACCGCCACGGCGTCGACCACGAGCTGCTCCGGACCGCGGCCGTGCTGCACGACATCGGCCTGGTCGAGGCCTACGACAACGTCGCGCTCTCCTACGAGGAGGCCGGGGGCCAGGTCGCCGTGGCGCTGACCGCCGGCGCCGGCTGGCCCGCCGAGCGCCGCCGGCGGGCGCTCGAGGTCGTCGTGCGGCACAACTGGCCGTCCGTGGACCCGGCCGTCGACGTCGAGGGGCACCTGCTCGAGGTGGCGACGGGCCTGGACATCAGCGGCGCACGCCCCGACGCGCTGCCGGACGACCTCGTGGACGCGGTGCTGACGCGCCACCCGCGCCTGACCCTCGCCGAGGAGTTCGGGAGGCAGGTGAGCGACCAGGCGGCCCGCAAGCCCGGCACGGCAGCGCGACGGCTCGTCGACGGCGGGCTGCTCTCGAAGCTGGCGCACCACCCGCACGAAGGGCGTGCGGCGGCGCGGTAGCGCGCTGCCTCAGCCCGGCAGGACGCCCCCGAGCTCGTCCTCGACGTGCGCGCGGATGATCTCGTCGAACGACGTCTCGGCCCTGAACCCCAGCCCCTCGGCCCGCGAGGCGTCGAGCGCCCCGGCCCAGGTCTCGACGATGCGCATCACGGCAGGGTCCGGCTCGTGCCGGACGAGGCGTACGGCCCGCTCCCCCGCGACCCGCCGCAGCGCCTCCAGCTGCTCGCCCACGGTGGCGCTGAGCCCGGGCATGGACAGCGTCCGGCGCGGCCCCACGAGGGCGGTGTCGAGCGTCGCCGCGCGCACCAGGAAGTCGACGGCCGAGCGCGGCGAGGCGAACCAGTGCCGCACCGTCTCCGGGACCGGCAGCACCGCCTCCTGCCCCACCAGGGGCTCGCGCAGGATCGAGGAGAAGAACCCGCTCGCGGCCGCGTTCGGCGCGCCCGGACGGATGCAGACCGTCGGCAGCCGGACCCCGACGCCGTCGCAGAAGCCGCGCCGCGTCCAGTCGGCCAGCAGCAGCTCGCCGATCGCCTTCTGCGTCCCGTACGAGGTCAGCGGCGTCTGGTGGAAGTCCTCGGGGATCGGCAGCGGCAGCGGCGCCCCGTAGACGGCGATGGAGGACGTGAGCACCAGGCGCGGCGTGCGGCCCTCGGTCTCGTGCGACGTGCGGACCGCGTCGAGTAGGGCGCGCGTCCCGTCGAGGTTGACGCGGTAGCCGAGGTCGAGGTCGGTCTCGGCCTGGCCGGAGACGACGGCGGCGAGGTGGAAGACGACGTCGGGACGCCCGGCCACGAGTCGGTCGGCGACCCCGTCCGCGGCCAGGTCGGCGGCGACCAGGTCCACCGTGCCGGCGAACCCGTCGGGTGCCGTCGGGGCGACGACGTCGGTCAGCGTGAGGTGCTCGACCGCGGCCTCCCCCAGCGAACCGTCACCCACCAGCCGCGCGACGAGCTTGCGGCCGAGCATGCCGGCCGCGCCGGTGACCAGGACGTGCACGCCCGTCCCCGCTCAGCGCAGCAGCGGGTCGACCGCGGCGGCGACGAAGACCAGGGCGAGGTAGGAGTTCGACCAGTGGAAGAGCCGCATCGGGCGCAGCGCGGCGTCGGTCAGGCCGGCGCGGGCCCGGTTGTAGAGCTGCACCGCCTCGACGAGGAAGACCAGCCCGGCGATTCCGGCGACCGAGGGGTAGAGCCACCCGGTCTGGGCGACGGGCCACAGCGCGAGGGAGACCAGCACGGTCACGACGCTGTAGACCAGGATCTGGCGGGCGACCGCGGGCGCGGAGCGCACGACCGGCAGCATCGGCACGTCGGCCGCGGCGTAGTCGGCGCGGTAGCGGAAGGCCAGCGCCCAGGTGTGCGGCGGGGTCCAGAAGAAGACGATCGCGAACAGCACGAACGGCGCCAGCGCGATCTGGCCGGTCACCGCGGTCCAGCCGATCAGCGGCGGGAAGCAGCCGGCGATCCCGCCCCAGACGATGTTCTGGGGGGTGCGGCGCTTGAGCAGCATCGTGTAGACGAAGACGTAGAACGCGTTGGCCCCGAGGGCGAGCCCGGCGGAGAGCCAGTTGACGCCGAGGCCCAGCACGAGGGTGGCGGCGACGCCGAGCACGGCGCCGAACACCGTGGCCGCGCGCGGCCCGACCATGTGGCGCGGCAGCGCACGGCGCCGCGTACGGCGCATGCGCTCGTCGATGTCGCGGTCGAGGACGCAGTTGAAGACGTTGGCGCTGGCCGCCGCGAAGCAGCCGCCGAGCATGGTGAGCGCGACGAGCGCGAGCGGCGGGACCCCACGTGCTGCGAGGAACATCGCCGGCACGGTCGTCACCAGCAGGAGCTCGATGATCCGCGGCTTGGTCAGGTTGACGTACGCGGAGAGGACGTCGCGCGCCGTGGTCCGGGCTGCGTCGCGCTCCTCGGCGGCCGAGCCACCCGCCGCGGCGGCGTCGCCGGTCAGGTCCAGGGCGCTCACAGGTTGAACTCTCTCACGTCGGGCACCGTCGACCCACCGGACGGCGGTGCGTGTGCCCCGCCAGCGTAGGACGGCCGGCCCCCGCTCCCCAGGCCTGCGCGGTGTGGTCTACGTCGTACGGGCGGTGACGCCCGCACGACAGGTCGGGGACGTCGTGGTGAGTGGTCGGTGTCCACGCGGGTAGGCCCTGTGCTGTGACGCACCCCGCTCGATAAGGTCGGGGGGTCGGAGTCGCCGGCGCAACCGCGGTCGGCGCCCGCCTGCTGCTCGCATCCCGGAAGGATCGCTCGTGACCGACACCCAGACCACCTCCCCGACCCAGGACGACATCTTCCCGGAGGGGTGGACCGACCTCGACACCAAGGCCGTGGACACCATCCGCGTCCTGGCCGCCGACGCGGTGCAGAAGGTGGGCAACGGGCACCCCGGGACGGCGATCAGCCTCGCCCCGGTCGCGTACCTGCTCTTCCAGAAGGTCATGCGTCACAACCCGGCCGAGCCGCACTGGCCGGGCCGCGACCGCTTCGTGCTCTCCTGCGGCCACTCGAGCATCTCGCTCTACCTCCAGCTGTTCATGGGCGGCTGGGGCCTGGAGCTCGAGGACATCGAGGCGCTGCGCACCTGGGGCTCCAAGACCCCGGGCCACCCGGAGTACGGCCACACCGACGGCGTCGAGATCACGACCGGCCCCCTCGGCCAGGGCATCGCCAACGCGGTGGGCATGGCGATGGCCGCCCGCCGCGAGCGCGGCCTGCTCGACCCCGACGCGCCCGAGGGCGAGTCGATCTTCGACCACCAGATCTACTGCCTGGCCTCCGACGGCGACATCGAGGAGGGCATCAGCAGCGAGGCGTCCTCGCTCGCCGCCACCCAGCGCCTCGGCAACCTCACGCTGATCTACGACCGCAACTTCATCTCGATCGAGGGTCACACCGACATCGCGCTGACCGAGGACACCGCGGCCCGCTACGCCGCCTACGGCTGGCACGTCACGACCGTCGACTGGCTCGAGGGCGGCGAGTACCGCGAGAACGTCAAGGCGCTCCTCGACGCGATGGATGAGGGGCGGAAGGTCACCGACCGGCCGACCTTCATCCAGCTGCGCACGATCATCGCCTGGCCCTCGCCCACCAAGCAGAACACCGAGGGCGCGCACGGCAGCGCGCTCGGCACGGACGAGGTCGCCGCGCTCAAGAAGGTCCTGGGCTTCGACCCGGACAAGACCTTCGACGTCGACCCCGCGGTCCTCGAGCACACCCGCGGGCTCCGCGACCGCGGCGCTGCGGCGCAGGCCGCGTGGCAGCAGGGCTTCGACACCTGGGCCGAGACCAACGCCGAGGGCAAGGCCCTCTACGAGCGCATGGTCGACGACGAGCTGACCCCGGGCTGGGAGGAGGCGCTCCCGACCTGGGACGCCGACCCCAAGGGCGTCGCGACGCGCGCAGCGTCGGGCGCCGTGCTCACCGCGCTCGCGCCCAGGCTCCCCGAGCTGTGGGGCGGCTCGGCCGACCTCGCCAGCTCGAACAACACGACGCCGAAGGGCGAGCCGAGCTTCCTCCCGACCGACCGTCAGAGCGAGGAGTTCAAGGGCGGCCCGTACGGCCGGGTGCTGCACTTCGGCATCCGCGAGCACGCGATGGGCGCCATCCTCAACGGCATCAAGGTGCACGGCGGGACGCGCCCCTACGGCGGCACGTTCCTGACCTTCTCCGACTACATGCGCGGCGCGGTCCGCCTGTCGGCCCTGATGCGGGTCCCGGTCACCTACGTGTGGACCCACGACTCCATCGGTCTCGGCGAGGACGGCCCGACCCACCAGCCGATCGAGCACGTGTCGTCGCTCCGGCTGATCCCGGGCCTCGACGTCGTCCGCCCGGCCGACGCGAACGAGACCGCCGCCTCCTGGGCCGCGATCCTCAAGAACAAGGACCGGCCCGCCGGGCTCATCCTGAGCCGGCAGAACCTGCCGATCGTGCCGCGCGGCACCGACGGCTACGCCACGACCGAGGGCGTCGCCCGCGGCGCGTACGTGCTGAAGGACTTCGGCACGGCCGACCCGGACAAGACGGTGATCATCGTCGCCACCGGCTCGGAGGTGCAGCTCGCGGTCGGTGCGGCCGAGGCGCTGGCCGGCGAGGGCGTCGCCGTGCGCGTGGTCTCGATGCCCTGCCGCGAGTGGTTCGACGAGCAGGACGACGCCTACCGCGAGTCGGTCATCCCGGCGGCCGTCAAGGCGCGGGTCAGCGTCGAGGCCGGGGTCTCGGGCAGCTGGCGCGACATCGTCGGCGACGCCGGCCGGATCGTCAGCATCAACCACTACGGCGCCAGCGCCGACGGTGCGCTGCTGTTCAAGGAGTTCGGGTTCACCACCGAGACCGTCGCCGCCGCGGCGCGGGAGAGCCTGGCCCACGCCTCCGACGCCGGGGCGCCGCTGCACGCCGCGGCCGCCGGCCCCAAGAACACCGGCGACCACGAGCCCGACGCGGGCGCCACGATCAGCTGAGCACCCCTCAACCCACCTCGCACCACCCATCCCGAGAAGGACAAGCACATGAGCGACCGACTCAAGGGTCTCGCCGACGAGGGCGTCTCCATCTGGCTCGACGACCTGTCGCGCGAGCGCATCAAGACCGGCAACCTCGAGGGCCTGATCAAGGACTCCTCCGTCGTCGGCGTCACCACCAACCCGACGATCTTCGCCTCGGCGCTGTCGAACGGGGCCGCCTACGACGACCAGGTCCGTGAGCTCGCCTCGCGCGACACGGCCGTGGCCGACGCGATCAAGACGCTGACGTCGGACGACGTCCGCAACGCCTGCGACCTCTTCAAGGGTGTCTACGACTCCACGAACGGTGTGGACGGGCGGGTCTCGATCGAGGTCGAGCCCGGGCTGGCCATGGACACCGAGGGCACCTCGGCGCAGGCCGCCGACCTGTGGAAGATCGTCGACCGGCCGAACGTGCTGATCAAGATCCCGGCGACCAAGCCCGGCCTGCCGGCGATCGCCAACGCGATCGGCGAGGGCATCAGCGTGAACGTGACGCTGATCTTCTCCCTCGAGCGCTACCGCGCCGTGATGGACGCCTACCTCAGCGGGCTCGAGCAGGCCTCGGCCAACGGCCACGACCTGAGCGGCATCCACTCGGTGGCGTCGTTCTTCATCTCCCGCGTCGACTCCGAGGTCGACAAGCGCCTCGACGCCATCGGCAGCGACGAGGCCCTCGCGCTCAAGGGCAAGGCGGCCATCGCGAACGGCCGGCTCGCCTACGCCGCGTACGAGGAGGTGTTCGCCGGCGAGCGCTTCGCGGCCCTCGAGGCCAAGGGGGCGAACCGGCAGCGTCCGCTGTGGGCCTCCACCGGGGTCAAGAACCCCGACCTGCCCGACACGCTCTACGTCACCGAGCTCGTGGTCGCCGGCACGGTCAACACCATGCCGGAGAAGACGATGCAGGCCTTCGCCGACCACGGCGAGCTCAACGGCGACCGCGTCAGCGGCACCGAGGAGGAGGCGACGCAGGTCTTCGACCAGCTGGAGGCCGTGGGCGTCGACCTCGACGACGTGTGGGAGGTCCTCGAGTCCGAGGGCGTCGACAAGTTCGACAAGTCGTGGGGCGAGCTCGTCGACACCGTCCAGACGGCGCTCGACGACGCGAAGAAGGGCAAGGCGCCGGGCGAGTCGACCGACGTCGACGACCCCAACAACTAGGTCTCACGCAGCACGAGGGCCGGACGGAGCGCACGCTCCGTCCGGCCCTGCTCGTCCCCGCACACCCTCGTCCCCACCAGGAGGCCCCGCCGTGCCCACCCCTGCCGAGATCGTCGTCCACGCCGACGCCGACGCCGTCGCCGAGGCGCTGGCCTCCCGGCTCACCCGCACCCTCGCCGACCTGCAGGCCCGGGGTCGCACCCCGCAGGTCTGCCTGACCGGCGGTGGCATCGCCACGAAGGCGTACGCGCGGCTCGCCGCCGACGGCCCGGGCGACGTCGACTGGTCGCGGGTGGACCTGTGGTGGGGCGACGAGCGGTTCGTGCCCGCCGCGGACGCCGACCGCAACGCGGACGCGACCGTGGAGGCCCTGCGCGGCCCGCTGCGCCTCGACGACGCGCACCTGCACGTGATGCCCGCCTCCGGAGCCGGCCTCGACCTGGACGAGGCGGCGGCCGCGTACGCGCGTGAGCTCGGCGAGACGGTCTTCGACGTCTGCCTGCTCGGCATGGGCCCCGACGGGCACGTCGCGTCGCTGTTCCCCGGCCACCCCGACGCGGACGCGCCCGGCACCGTGATCGCGGTCCGGAGCTCCCCCAAGCCCCCGCCCGAGCGCCTCAGCGTGACCATGGACGTCATCAACCGCTCGCGCCAGGTGTGGTTCTGCGTCAGCGGCGCGGAGAAGGCCGAGGCGGTCGCGAAGGGCGTGCTGGGCACGGGTCCCGACCCGGTGCCGGCCGCCCGCGCCACGGGCACGGAGGCGACCGTGTGGCTGGTCGACGAGGCGGCCGTGGCCGACCTGCCCGAGACGCTGCCGGGCGGCGCCGAGCGCGTCGAGGTCTAGTCCCCGCGCGGGGGCGGGACCTCGGCGCGGGACGTCAGCGCGGCGCGGGCGCCAGCCGGCGGTCGAGCCAGCGGAAGACCAGCAGGAGCAGCACGCCGAGCACCAGCACCCCGCCTACGGCGAGCAGCGCGGGGCCGTAGCCAACCTCGGAGACGTCGAGGAAGGGGTACGGGTACCAGCCGGTGATCGCACCACGCACGAACGTGTAGACGACCCAGGCCAGCGGCCAGGCGAAGGCCCAGCCGAACGTGGACCAGGCGATCCGCGGGCGCGGCCCGACCAGGGCCCAGAAGACCACCGTGGCCAGGGGCGAGACGAGGTGGAAGCCCATGCCGGCCACCAGGGCCCAGCCGGACAGGTCGACCAGCGGCGCCAGCAGCGTCCAGTAGACGATGCCGGTGATCGAGATGCCGAGCAGCGCGTCGAGGCGGACGACCCGCCACACGCGGCCGTCGCGGGCCGGGTCGAGGGCCAGCGTCAGCGACGCCGCCAGCACGAAGAGGTTGCTCTGGATGGTGAAGTAGCTGAGGAAGTCGGCCAGCCGCCGGCCGACCGAGACCCCTGCCAGGCTGTCGCCGGTGTTGCTGTCGGTGCCGCCGAAGAGCAGCAGGGCGAGCTGGACGACGAGCGAGACGACCACCACCAGGGCGACCGCGGCGTGCAGCGCCCGCGGGAGGCGGTGGGTCCGGGGGTCGGCGGTCGTGCTCAGCGCAGCTCGACCCCGTCGAGCAGCTCGCGCATCGTGCGGTACGGGTCGGCGGAGCCGAGCACGTTCTCGCCGCGCTTGAGCAGGCAGCAGAAGACCCGCATGTGGTCGGAGCCGACGGTCCGCCAGGAGGCCACCCGGGCCTGTTCCCACAGGCACGTCGTCT from Microlunatus sagamiharensis includes the following:
- the denD gene encoding D-erythronate dehydrogenase; its protein translation is MHVLVTGAAGMLGRKLVARLVGDGSLGEAAVEHLTLTDVVAPTAPDGFAGTVDLVAADLAADGVADRLVAGRPDVVFHLAAVVSGQAETDLDLGYRVNLDGTRALLDAVRTSHETEGRTPRLVLTSSIAVYGAPLPLPIPEDFHQTPLTSYGTQKAIGELLLADWTRRGFCDGVGVRLPTVCIRPGAPNAAASGFFSSILREPLVGQEAVLPVPETVRHWFASPRSAVDFLVRAATLDTALVGPRRTLSMPGLSATVGEQLEALRRVAGERAVRLVRHEPDPAVMRIVETWAGALDASRAEGLGFRAETSFDEIIRAHVEDELGGVLPG
- a CDS encoding 2'-5' RNA ligase family protein — its product is MTQSVELLLDAASEAAVLAEWDRLAEASLPTERRVDPSPTHRPHVTLWAGAQVAAEVDAALPALVGGLALPLRLGALLVFGPRRGRLVVVRQVVVSAALLALQARVAAACGVEDDSHFAPGRWTPHVTLARRVPVEELGAVVQALGEVDDLETVVGACRRWDGDAKVAWTLAPPGP
- a CDS encoding ABC transporter ATP-binding protein; translation: MASPTACALEVRDLTVRLGGAVVLDALALTARAGHLTAVLGPNGAGKTTLLRCCTGLVRPDAGSVAVLGHAPGDPEVTAAVGLMPQSTGAWSGIRAGELLRYLASLYAHPQDVDALVARLGIGAYARTPYRRLSGGQQQAVNLAGALVGRPSLVFLDEPTAGMDPHARRATWELLRELRAAGVSVVLTTHAMDEAEALADQVWMIDRGRVAASGTVAELTSTGQSLEDVFLTRTHGVVG
- a CDS encoding ABC transporter permease, whose product is MSAGGTTLDLRPAPGAAPAGRRVRAHALTEFRLLVRNGEQLLLALVIPLAILVLSALTRERFVPLAQAAPSVLALAVWSSAFTSTAIATGFERRYGVLERLAATPLGRPGLLLGKALAVVLVLAGQLVVLGVVALALGWRPAYTAGSLLASLALVVLGAAAFVGLALLLAGRLRAEATLAVANLVYVVLLVGGGLVVPVARYPAVLRPVVDALPTAALGEGLRAGAAGTVLAWTFAVLLAWLVVAVLAARRGFRWTA
- a CDS encoding DEAD/DEAH box helicase; this translates as MTQHDFSTLGVPASLVGVLAERDITTPTPIQAATLPDSLAGRDVLGRGRTGSGKTYAFLLPLVARLSATSPRRRPGAPRALILAPTRELVGQIEAALAPLAATTGLTSRTVFGGVSQGPQVTALRKGVDIVIACPGRLEDLVKQGHASLGGIEVTIIDEADHMADLGFLPVVRRLLDQTPRDGQRLLFSATLDAQVDVLVKRFLHDAVVHEADSAQSPVSTMTHHVLHVDREQRFGVLADLASAPGRTVVFTRTKHGAKALARQLNAKGIPTVDLHGNLSQNARTRNMDAFHSGRATTLVATDIAARGIHVDDVALVVHADPPVEHKAYTHRSGRTARAGSDGTVVTLATGEQLREVRSLTKAAGISPTTSRVQGTHDPVLSELAPGERSLPGGLTVAVSSDSGAGESRPRSGGNGGGGRRRGGSGSGSGGGPPKAAAQPSGRGSGRPARSAAPAAKGRGTARPAGRRTGGGSGSGSGSALAYSTTSGGSSHSAASFSSKGRR
- a CDS encoding antibiotic biosynthesis monooxygenase, with the translated sequence MQHVQQTPEQPITVAVERRVDAHRQAEALAWVQTGTSLASRMPGYLGSGWVRADASSSLWYTLYRFADAASLAAWESSAERRWWLRTGEEFVHDARTERRTGIEGWFDVPTSALVDAGEDEAARPVAPARWKQAVTIWLGFFPTNLVFTLLVSLLPVWGTVPIALRVLITTVVLTPVMTYVVLPFVTARLRPWLEPRAR
- a CDS encoding HD domain-containing protein, with the translated sequence MRLQDLRAPETPATRAALELATACHTPALLNHVLRSWLWAEAFALLEDRHGVDHELLRTAAVLHDIGLVEAYDNVALSYEEAGGQVAVALTAGAGWPAERRRRALEVVVRHNWPSVDPAVDVEGHLLEVATGLDISGARPDALPDDLVDAVLTRHPRLTLAEEFGRQVSDQAARKPGTAARRLVDGGLLSKLAHHPHEGRAAAR
- a CDS encoding COX15/CtaA family protein codes for the protein MTATELRPAPDDRTRTAPWEPVLRLVTGPTAMRRWAVAALAINVVIVVTGGLVRLTASGMGCPTWPRCSEDSFVTHPELGIHGAIEFGNRLLTFVLVVVVALTWITALRLRDKARLEVRGGRRRDVRWLAGGLLLGIPAQIVIGGISVLTHLNPWVVGLHFLVSMALVGLATGLVRVTWPARRTTVVQPLARVATRVTFVGMVVAVWLGTVVTGSGPHAGDLDAVRNGLDGGTLAHLHAAAVWVTMAATVVCLVFSRSLPVLLLLAVEVFQAVIGLTQYHLGVPVPLVALHLLGASLSVAAATNLLLALRRPLSALEARATA